AAAAATGGTAACGAACTTGGCAGAATTGAAGACCGTGAGCTTAACATAAAAGAGAGGTAAAAGTGTGATCAAAAATTAGCTCAATTATCAATAAACATTCAGGTTTTCCACATACCCCTGGTAGCAACCAAATATACATAATGCAtagctgaaaaaaaaataacactggtTCAATCTGCACTAAAGCTGTTGATAGTTATTGATTGGCGCCTGTGAAGATAATGTgaatcatttaaacagatgtacaTCCTCTATGGGAATTCTAAATGCTCTGTGCATTTCTCACAGCTTAATATATGTACAGTTTAAACATTAATCTATGCTAATACTGTCAAGTGCAGGTGACTGTCCCATAGTGCACATCTGTCCCATAAAACCTCCTATTAGAAAGCCAAATCAGGGACAAAATCGTGAATCTACAGACAATGTGTGGTTTCAagatttttcagtaaaaatacttGATACTTAAGTAATACTTGagtttaaaacatttgttcttgttTCTTCTCTCTGATCATCAAAAGGATGACACCCCAAAACaaattatctttttaaatgtGTGGATTACCACAATAAATCAGATATATTATTAAAGCTtgcacaatagtttttttttttaactcgaaCTGCTACACCAATCAACGAGATGCAAAAGCAATCTTTCTTTCATACAAAACATGGAACTCAAGGAATCTTAAAATACGTGGGCATGCATGCGTTATAAGGGCAACAAGCATCAACATTAGTGGAATACATGAAAACATCTTAGTGACTAGAAGTGCTCTTTGTTTTAACATCTAATCTTTGTTCTAAAGAAGTCACTATTTATATTACAAAAGCCATTTTCCTGATATACATAATGCTACAATTTCCAAGGCTTAAGTCTAGCTTGGGTTGtgtaaacaccaaaaaaaaaaagtatcaattTAGAAATGAACTCACATAcatgacccccccacccccagtTTTGGCAGCAGCGACTTTAAAACTGAAAGATGCAGGCGTTGGGATGAGTACAGTAAGAGACCACGCCTCTCTGCTCCAGCATTTAGGTTTAACTGTATATCACCATAgacaaaaaggattttaaatatctGCAGAACCAGAAAAATAAATGGCTATTTAAACTCTTGAGAAATCAAGATTTCTTAGCTCTGTACAATAAAGACATCACTGATGTcatattacaaacaaaaaaaaagaacgaCCAAAaagtatacttatatatatatatgtgtgtgtgtgtgtgtgtgtgtgtgtgtgtgtgtatatatatatatatatatatatataattaaaaaaacaactaatAGTCAGTAAATGGGAGAATGTGGGTCTGAGTAAGGAATCAATCTGACTGAAGTGCGTTGTGTTGGTGATGTCGCGAATGCGAGCTGATGAAACCGTTCGCTTCACTGCTCCCTATGCTGCTGAAGTCTGTGACCGACACTGCCATTGTGGCACCTGTGAAGTGATGTGTAGGTCTGCCCTCGAAGTCCACAGCCAGGTTAGAAACAGATACGTCATTAATGAAGGACTCTGAAAGGCCCATCTTGAGCCTCTTGGATGGCCGTTCACAGTCTTTGGTGCTGTACATGCTGATCTGGCCCAGGTCCGTGCGATAGAAGCTGGAATCCAGCATGTTGAGGCAGCCGTTGTCTCCGTTTGTGATGTAGCTCAGATGCTCGTCATGGTTTAGGGCTCCTCTGTGTAAACTCTCCAGAGGAGGGAAGTATGAGGAGTCTAAACAGCTCATGTCTCCAGGACCGTTGCATACGGTTGCTACGCTGTTACTAAGggctaaaagaaaaaaattattttcgcatttttaaatacagaaaaattataattttgcttAATCTCAGAACCATGACTGCATGACATTTAGGTTCTCAGATAAAGCACTGCACTCTCCtataatattaaagggatagttcacagaaaaattaacattttgtccTCTACCGACCCACCTGTTGCTCTAaacgtgtttggaacaacacatttacatttatgcatttggcagacgcttttatccaaagcgacttacagtgcacttattacagggacaatccccccggagcaacctggagttaagtgctttgctaatggacacaatagtggtggctgtggggatcgaaccagtgaccttctgattaatagttatgtgctttagcccactacgccaccaccactctctaaTTAGGacagattttaatttttgggtgaactattactttacatACATGATATTTCAGAGGGAAAAATGATTCActataaatgtattgttatgTCAATGATGAGAGTCGATATTATAAATCTATACTATTTTccctttagaaaaaaaaaaaaaacactacaaccTACATTATATCTATACTTGGCATACAAAGAGTATACAATTTGAATTGGAAATTAGGGCAAGCCCAATGTAATATGTTTTAAttcgatttaagcattttcatacttttcagtgtggacaagcaacttttggaaaatgcttaaaAACAGCAGTGTGGACGGAGATCGTTTCGAAAACCAaaaacagcattttcaaatgtatccggattaatgtagccTAAGCCTACATTTTATCAGCTTTAAAAAATGCAACTGATTCTGATCATTTGAAAGAAATACAATTCTCAAATGTAACAACTGACcaataacttttttctttttatagcaCAATGGGATGGTTGTGGTGGCTGAGCTCACCGGTAAGGTCACTGGCAGTAATGGAGTTGAGCAGTCCGAGCTGTTCCTCTGCTGATGCCTCCATCCTTCCCTCTGCTCCAGCTGAACACACAGAGGATGAGCTGTCCACCGCCAAACCCTCCGCCTCATCCACCAGCCTGTCCATCAAGTCTCTAAAGAGGAAACAAAAACATAGTTGTTACCTAAAATGCAGCctgtttttcacacaaagctatcgtatgacttcatAAGAATTGGAATGTAGTGTAGAAGTTGTGTGGATGACTTTTGTTTTTAGTCATTTGAGGaattgacagccccagtccccaatagggctgggtattgacacAGATATCCCCATATTattcagattcacaagctctcgattcgatgtTGAATCATATGGatatatttacatgtacatttttcttgaaaaaaagaagaaaaaaaacagcataaaaattTGTATAAAGGAACCTAACTTTCTAGATAACTTcgtacatacaataaaaaatattatttaaaaatatatattttatcaaaagttttatttttaatcatatttgtcacattttggctttgaaaaaaaaaaaatctaattcaattccatcaataaatgtcttgaaatatatatatatatattttttttttctttacatgttTACCGTTTACTTTCATAAgaaatatttacattgatatgtagaacaggTGTTTATCAGTACTCTCTTTAAGACTTCCGGAATCAGCCAGTGGGCGCATATAATGAGAGGATGTGCACGATTTCTTTAGCGCATACATGTGTGAtcagtattatttaaaaaaaaaattctcccaagttcgaatgcccaattcccaatgcgcccaagtccttgtggtggcgtagtgactcacctcaatccaggtggcggaggccGAGCCTTAGTTGCCTCCACGTTTGAGACAGTCAATCAATGCacctatcacgtggcttgttgagctcgttaccacagagacgtagcgcacgtggaggcttcacactattctccatggcatccacgcacaaatcaccacgtgccccaccgacagcgagaaccacattataacgaccacaaggaggttaacccaacgtgactctacccaccctagcaaccgggccaattggttgcttaggagacctgactggagccactaagcacgccctggattcgacatgttaattagaattaaatgttgttattttttccatcaacaactgactgcaaagaacagaaaggattttaaaagagacattacaCAATGCCATTTGGATTGTGTGGATCGCGTCTTTggaaaccaaacttttacttgcattatagagggttgccacagagtaaaagatcgatcttgggatttaaaaatCGATATCGGGATCATTAAAAGGTAGATCGCGATGCAtctgaaaatcaatatttttacccagtcctagtcCCAAATTACTTAAATCACTATATGGAAAATAGCATccagaatattcttcaaaaattaatTCAACAGAATTCAGTCATacatatttggaacaacatgagggtgactaaatgaagatagaagtaattttttttgtaaatcatcCCTTTAAAACACTGCATTGACTTACGTCACACCCGGGTAACTACTGTACTTCTTCTTGCCAAATCGGTTCTGTTGAGCAAAGTAGTCGAAACGTTCAGACTTTTTCCACATATAATAAAAAGCCACACATTCTGCAACAGTCCGTGTTTGAACCTGAAAAGGAAGAAAGAGAAGCCTTGAGAATATAGGCATTTAAGAGAATataaaaaaacatcaaataaaaagGAGTTTACAAAAAACATAACTATTACTACTTTTCACTAGaaatgcaccgatcgaccggtcagggaccggaattagcagATTTTCCACATGCTTGGAacggaccggtaaccggccggtcagcctcacgtcttaccgattccaagccggtccgttttgttgccagcggcgcaggcaataacgtcacagccgcatgtaaacatgtcattggcgtgggagatcttcactgtgtgagtgaaaaatacataaagttcgaaatgtttaataattgtaaggccaaagtaaaccgtgggggaaccaccacaataactttcggatcaacaaacctaattagacatttataacaccatcacacagctgaaaatgcccattttaaaaaagaagctaaaaagtgaaagcagcTAAAgtcagccacaagtcagcagcctctcctatcatcccttggaatgagcagcgaaaataccaaagcaattacgaggaaaattatggaattcatggccctggatgaccaactgttctccatagttgaggacaaagggttcagaaatctgataaatttcctcgatgcggagtaggaggtactttccgacgtcacgttgcccgagttgtttaatctcgtgtcatgtcacacacgcagcctgttatctgtcaacatttgggtacacaaatccgggagaggggatgtggggtgctggatggcagaggcaggctaaatacatacaaattgtgccgttgtgatttaacgtaatttttcccaccgtgtccgatattaaaatcagtgcgacacacattgcaaaaggcgtgggcattgtcgatatggcttcgggatatgaaattaaattcttccatccagctgttgttaaatgtacatgtatatgtttttttttcaccagagcaccagctgagtcttctcctcccatctaccagtgatgcttgatttaacatcccgcgtctactacctgcgcagatatcaacagcgcaaatgggttgtaggtttcCTGGTTGTGgtcatacatgatttgtaatgtgtatgatgtgttgattgtttgagtaggatgcgtttcattcaagatctggcaactggaccaccttggaataatatattgatttgattattcatataacgtggtttgggccatacaaattacgggagtttttttgggagaaataacaaaacggtaGACTCCCGGGAAAACCGGGAGTGTTcacaggtatgcaagccgttcccgaagcagtgctcagttttacaactgatatttggacatctaacgtaagttgagcgtattggacacttcagtttttcagatctttggaattgttttgttagacgagtaataaagagaaaaaggtccatttataaaaatagtggaaaatgacatctgttatataaagcaactcatttgcagttaattgttatttctacctctttctagtcacagagcactttattttgagagttgtttaagtgagagaagatcctgtaacttagtgcagtttgggggaaattgtaatttttaataatttattttattatgaaaataaaatttagcattgaagaaaggtagattttgtttgcatatgtggtcaataatagttcttagaaagaaaattggAAAAAATTGGTATCgacaggtcacacttgcaaacaatcggaaatcgaaatcggtgcatctctacttctGACCAGCTGATGAATTGTCACTTGCCTTGTGTTTCTGAATAAGATGGAAATTCTTCTCATAAATCTGCAGTGCATGTTCAAAGTTCCTGCATTCATCCTCTGACCATGGTGGTGAATCTTCTATCAAAGCAACATAAATCGAAGGAAACAGTTATGCCTTCAGATGTACAGCAGACTTCAAACTGGTtcaggttctttttagtgaacagCCTACCTTTTGACGTCTTCACATTATTGCAATAATGTGTCAGTGCCTCGTGGGTGTCATAATTACACTTCAAAAGCTCCAACAAGGCCTAGAAAAGACAAGAAGGTTATCAGTGTAATGTAACAACGCCACACGCTTTTACACGGACAAGAGATTttcatattaaatacatttattaagtgAGGAATGTTTGACAAcggaccattgaattattgaaaaggtggtaatgcggtcactaCAAGCCCGAGGGGCCGtagtcaattattccacttataccacggtcaccacaccttaagacatcgtttAAGGTCTGatttcaagacattttctggtatCGAACCTAAAACtttcttgtgagtggaactactttcttccacgATGTATTCAACGTCTTGCTTTGAGCCTCCGTTACTAGTTCGTAAACTTGCGCTGCTTTACAGAAACACTTACTGGAGTAAGAAGGTAGTGCGTttgtgtgagcatgcatgtgtgtacgtgagcgagagagagagagaaactgaaaGAGATCACTTGTGGAATTACCTCTGTTAGCTGTGGCTCTTGTGATCTGCAACATCACTTCAAATTGCCAAGATGTATGTTTAAGTATCTCAGTGCcaccattttttatatatatatatatcttttccaTTGCTAAACAACTGTTCACATCCCCACCGAGTCGCAGGGGTGCACTAACCTGAAGGCTCTGTTTGtttcctgtgtgtgtatgtgcatatgtgtcCGTGTGTGAGAGCGAAAGAGAGGAGGAGAGGGAGCGCAAGGGTGCTTTCCACAGATATTAAAAGTTGTTTcggataatatagaaactgttgtattgatcaaggcTCTGTTTGCTGGTCGCTACCTTACGAGTTtgtgtgccagtgtgtgtgtgtgtgtgtgtgtgtgtgtgtgtgtgtgtgtgagaaggcaAAGGAGCTTTTCAAccgaaatataaataaatttaggATACAGACCTATCCTAAATaggataaaaagaaaaagattttatTCTTATCTGATGTACTCAGCCAATGTGTTTGTTTTAACTGGATATTTTGCCATTGTAGCATGtagttttcttttaaataaatacaataatttggcaaagtgatattGAACTGTTATGTGGTCAAGACCTcaaactacttcatagccgtgcattaactataaaaataattgcacaccttagaacgtctaTCAACCAaacagaatcaagcattcaacacaAACATGGTATAATACAAGTGTTAACGGAGGACAGACCTGCTCATTATCTCGTACGTGTTCAGATGCGGAATCTTCAGTACATCCGTCTGTAGACTGTGACAGTGCTTCTCTGAGATAGTCTTTCACTTTACACTCTGACAGCACGCCAGGACTCCACAGCAACTGATCTTCATCCTTAtacactttaaacaaaacaaacacactttaCAACTGGTCTCCTTAAGGTTCATTTAATTTGAATGTCACACACAGCCATTTTTTCAAAACACTCACCCTTTTCATCATCGTTATAGTGGCTGAGCCCAACGGGAATTTCTGCTTGATACTGAGACCCCACCATTATttcctgtgtttttatttataaaaaaaaaagaaaaaaataataataataatttaggagTTAATTAAGTATTTTGAGAGGGTCAAAAAGCATGAGTAAGAGAGCAAATTCTTCAGACAGATGTTAGGAGTAATACAGGACTAACCTTTCTGGAATCTTCACTGCTCACACCGTCCTCCTCCCCTTCAGATTCTTTATCACCATCATAAGTCGTGTTGGCTGATAAATTAGAAATTCAATGCATTAAATTAATGACTATAATTTTAAAAGGTCTAATGCATgcttacatttttctaaaaagtTTTAAGTTTATCTTAAGatagattttatattttaaaccaccacgttcttgtgttcaaacacagctggatggagcgcAACTCTGAACGCACGTTCAAGACGTGTTTTCTAAGTTTCTAACAATGTTTAACTTGATTAATGAATCGTCATTTCATTCAtaaaatcgattgacagccctgatataaaactataaatg
This sequence is a window from Xyrauchen texanus isolate HMW12.3.18 chromosome 37, RBS_HiC_50CHRs, whole genome shotgun sequence. Protein-coding genes within it:
- the LOC127631209 gene encoding mesoderm induction early response protein 3-like; translation: MAESSFGSSSPVGSFSSEDHDFDPTAEMLIHEYDDERTLEEEELLDREKNFSAELADLEREGNMPIEELLAMYRYEDSVSTGAGSSMDSSSVDLADDLPDMTLDKEEIAKDLLSGDYEEETQSSADDLTPSVTSHEATDFFPRTLRSNTTYDGDKESEGEEDGVSSEDSRKEIMVGSQYQAEIPVGLSHYNDDEKVYKDEDQLLWSPGVLSECKVKDYLREALSQSTDGCTEDSASEHVRDNEQALLELLKCNYDTHEALTHYCNNVKTSKEDSPPWSEDECRNFEHALQIYEKNFHLIQKHKVQTRTVAECVAFYYMWKKSERFDYFAQQNRFGKKKYSSYPGVTDLMDRLVDEAEGLAVDSSSSVCSAGAEGRMEASAEEQLGLLNSITASDLTALSNSVATVCNGPGDMSCLDSSYFPPLESLHRGALNHDEHLSYITNGDNGCLNMLDSSFYRTDLGQISMYSTKDCERPSKRLKMGLSESFINDVSVSNLAVDFEGRPTHHFTGATMAVSVTDFSSIGSSEANGFISSHSRHHQHNALQSD